In Chryseobacterium turcicum, a single window of DNA contains:
- the thiL gene encoding thiamine-phosphate kinase, with protein MFEDKDPELTPISKLGEFGLIKHLTQFFPLSNESSELGVGDDAAVINPGNKKVVLTTDVLAEGVHFNLGYVPLKHLGYKAVVVNLSDIAAMNATPTQILVSLAVSNRFPVEALEELYSGIQAACGRYKVDLIGGDTTSSNAGLVMSITAVGIENEENIVKRSTAKPNDLLVVTGDLGGAYMGLQILEREHAVFLADPNMQPEMEGFDYILERQLKPEARTDVKGILEQLEIRPTSMIDISDGLASEILHLSDQSNVGFRLYEEKVPMDNLTITTADDLNLNPVMTALSGGEDYELLFTISPNDFDKIKNHPDFTIIGHAVEKEEGNFMIARGSNQLVALTAQGWDAFLGSQQNG; from the coding sequence ATGTTTGAAGATAAAGATCCAGAATTAACGCCCATCTCAAAATTAGGAGAATTTGGCTTAATTAAACATTTAACACAATTTTTTCCTCTATCGAACGAGTCTTCGGAACTTGGAGTAGGAGATGATGCAGCGGTTATCAATCCGGGAAATAAAAAAGTGGTGTTGACGACTGATGTTTTGGCAGAGGGCGTACATTTCAATTTAGGTTATGTTCCGTTGAAACATTTGGGATATAAAGCGGTTGTTGTAAACCTTAGTGATATTGCTGCGATGAATGCAACGCCTACACAAATTTTGGTTTCTTTGGCTGTTTCTAATCGTTTTCCGGTGGAAGCTTTAGAAGAATTATACTCTGGGATTCAAGCGGCTTGTGGAAGATATAAAGTAGACTTAATCGGCGGAGATACAACAAGTTCTAACGCTGGTTTAGTAATGAGCATTACAGCGGTAGGAATTGAAAATGAAGAAAACATCGTTAAAAGAAGTACTGCAAAACCAAACGATTTGTTGGTGGTAACCGGAGATTTGGGTGGAGCGTATATGGGACTTCAGATTTTGGAAAGAGAGCACGCTGTTTTCTTGGCAGACCCCAATATGCAGCCCGAAATGGAAGGTTTCGATTATATTCTTGAAAGACAGTTGAAACCTGAAGCTAGAACTGATGTAAAGGGAATTTTGGAGCAGTTGGAAATTAGGCCGACCTCAATGATTGATATTTCTGATGGTTTGGCTTCAGAAATCCTGCATCTTTCTGACCAATCTAATGTAGGTTTTAGATTGTATGAAGAGAAAGTTCCAATGGATAATCTGACGATTACAACAGCGGATGATTTAAACTTAAATCCTGTAATGACGGCATTAAGCGGAGGTGAAGATTATGAATTGTTATTCACGATTTCTCCAAATGATTTTGATAAAATAAAAAACCATCCAGATTTTACGATTATCGGTCATGCTGTCGAAAAAGAAGAAGGTAACTTTATGATTGCAAGAGGTTCTAATCAATTAGTCGCTCTAACAGCACAAGGTTGGGATGCTTTTTTAGGAAGCCAGCAAAACGGTTAA
- a CDS encoding acyl-CoA thioesterase produces the protein MTFYHTFEVRWSDLDANKHLANSSYVQYCAQTRMAFMKKEKMGVTQMSRWGIGPVIMHERFSFFKEIFADQKVIVSLEIDGCTEDAAIYRFVHKFYLPDGSHCATSEATGVWIDTMLRKMTSPPDDVVEAMNKYKTAETILMTREDFKKLPFRPENIDPSVFA, from the coding sequence ATGACTTTTTACCATACATTCGAAGTTCGCTGGAGCGACTTAGACGCCAATAAACATCTTGCCAACTCATCTTACGTACAATATTGTGCACAAACGAGAATGGCTTTTATGAAAAAAGAAAAAATGGGGGTTACCCAAATGAGCCGATGGGGAATTGGCCCGGTAATTATGCATGAAAGATTTTCTTTTTTCAAGGAAATTTTTGCTGACCAGAAAGTGATTGTGAGCTTGGAAATTGATGGTTGTACTGAAGATGCGGCAATCTATCGTTTTGTTCACAAGTTTTATCTTCCAGATGGTTCGCATTGTGCCACTTCAGAAGCAACCGGAGTTTGGATTGACACGATGTTGAGAAAAATGACTTCGCCGCCGGATGATGTCGTTGAAGCGATGAATAAATACAAAACTGCAGAGACCATCTTGATGACAAGAGAAGATTTTAAAAAACTTCCTTTCCGTCCTGAAAATATTGACCCGTCGGTATTTGCTTAA
- a CDS encoding BaiN/RdsA family NAD(P)/FAD-dependent oxidoreductase, translating into MKQIIIIGGGAAGFFCAANLDEKKYKVTILEQNSDVLQKVKISGGGRCNVSHACFDPKELVQYYPRGNKELLSVFTKFQPGDTMEWFENRNISLKIENDNRIFPESNSSQTIINTFLNEAQKKNVDVKTKCSVKEIEKLDEKYLVKTSLGDFEADFVIYTTGSSPKSLKMIENLGHKIIDLVPSLFTFNIKDPLLKDLLGTSFEMAETSIPKLKREESGPMMITHWGLSGPAILKISAWEAINLAKVKYNFEIEVNFISKDIDDAEELFQNFKISNPKKTIGQSKIFEVTNRFWQRILEVSNINLNKQVAQISGKEMQTILENLCKKKFQVTGKSTYKDEFVTAGGVDLKEINFKNMSSKILPNFYVAGEVLNIDAVTGGFNFQACWSEAWLIAQDLNNL; encoded by the coding sequence ATGAAGCAAATTATCATTATCGGAGGTGGTGCCGCAGGATTTTTCTGTGCGGCCAATCTTGACGAAAAAAAATATAAAGTCACTATTCTTGAGCAGAATTCAGATGTTTTACAAAAAGTAAAAATTTCCGGTGGCGGACGTTGTAATGTAAGCCATGCCTGTTTTGACCCTAAAGAACTGGTGCAGTATTACCCTCGTGGTAATAAAGAATTACTGAGTGTTTTCACAAAATTTCAACCAGGAGACACCATGGAATGGTTTGAAAACCGAAATATTTCGTTGAAAATAGAAAATGACAACAGAATCTTCCCGGAAAGCAATTCTTCACAGACCATTATCAATACTTTTTTGAATGAAGCTCAAAAGAAAAACGTTGATGTCAAAACTAAATGTTCGGTAAAAGAAATTGAGAAACTGGATGAAAAGTATTTGGTTAAAACAAGCCTAGGAGATTTTGAAGCCGATTTTGTCATTTATACAACCGGAAGTTCACCAAAATCTTTGAAAATGATTGAAAATTTAGGACACAAAATCATCGATTTGGTTCCTTCCCTATTTACATTTAATATTAAAGACCCTTTGCTCAAAGATTTGTTGGGAACAAGCTTCGAAATGGCGGAAACATCAATTCCAAAATTAAAAAGAGAAGAAAGCGGACCGATGATGATTACGCATTGGGGACTTTCGGGACCTGCGATTTTAAAGATTTCTGCTTGGGAAGCGATTAATTTGGCAAAAGTGAAATACAACTTTGAAATTGAAGTCAATTTTATTTCTAAAGATATCGATGATGCGGAAGAATTATTTCAAAATTTTAAAATCTCAAATCCTAAAAAGACAATCGGTCAGTCTAAAATTTTTGAGGTGACCAATCGTTTTTGGCAGAGAATATTGGAGGTTTCAAATATCAATTTAAATAAGCAAGTTGCGCAAATTTCAGGAAAAGAAATGCAGACAATTTTGGAGAATTTATGCAAAAAGAAATTTCAGGTAACCGGAAAATCGACTTATAAAGATGAGTTTGTAACGGCAGGAGGTGTAGATTTGAAAGAAATTAATTTTAAAAATATGTCTTCGAAAATTTTGCCTAACTTTTACGTTGCCGGAGAAGTCTTAAATATTGACGCTGTAACTGGTGGGTTTAATTTTCAGGCTTGCTGGAGCGAAGCATGGCTGATTGCTCAGGATTTAAATAATTTATAA
- a CDS encoding energy transducer TonB, whose protein sequence is MKKLLFFAILTISIKAFSQEVSPSPSQENVSVDKIIYDKADTNPVYPGGIDAFRKNFYQTFDSGNINGKGKINAEALFVIDQNGYITEIKVNGENKSMNKEMTRAIKAMSKTKWKPAKLGGIAVKYRFRLPIATNL, encoded by the coding sequence ATGAAAAAACTACTCTTTTTTGCCATACTTACTATTTCTATAAAAGCTTTTTCTCAGGAAGTTTCTCCTTCTCCAAGTCAAGAAAATGTAAGTGTTGACAAAATTATTTATGATAAAGCAGATACTAATCCTGTATATCCTGGAGGAATAGATGCTTTCAGAAAAAACTTTTATCAGACTTTTGATAGTGGAAACATTAATGGCAAAGGTAAAATAAATGCCGAAGCTTTATTTGTAATTGATCAAAACGGATACATTACAGAAATTAAAGTTAACGGAGAAAATAAATCAATGAACAAGGAAATGACTCGTGCAATAAAAGCAATGTCTAAAACTAAATGGAAACCAGCAAAACTGGGCGGAATAGCTGTAAAATATCGATTCAGGCTTCCTATCGCAACTAATCTTTAA
- a CDS encoding DUF2306 domain-containing protein codes for MISVKRNIPNILKILLIIGFGYFFWLMLKITLEYFPLDPNVSFLMIKQTEVTERPEYLWFFYTHVYTSIFVLLTGFLAILRKNFGLKNFHRNAGKIYIFLILVFAAPSGIYMGIFANGGFLSKISFVILGCLWWFSTFKAYQLALQKKFKEHKQWMWRSFALTISAITLRMWKVIIVYLFHPNPMDVYQIIAWLGWIPNILFIEYLITKKHI; via the coding sequence GTGATTTCAGTTAAAAGAAATATTCCGAATATTTTAAAAATCCTTCTCATCATAGGATTTGGGTATTTCTTTTGGCTGATGTTGAAAATCACTTTAGAATATTTTCCTTTAGACCCCAATGTAAGTTTCCTGATGATTAAACAGACGGAGGTTACCGAAAGACCAGAATATTTGTGGTTTTTCTACACTCATGTTTACACAAGCATTTTTGTTTTATTGACGGGGTTTTTAGCAATTTTAAGGAAAAATTTTGGGTTAAAAAATTTTCACAGAAATGCCGGAAAAATTTACATTTTCTTGATTTTAGTTTTTGCCGCACCCTCCGGAATATACATGGGTATTTTTGCGAATGGAGGTTTTCTTTCTAAAATTTCGTTTGTGATTCTGGGTTGTTTGTGGTGGTTTTCGACATTTAAGGCCTATCAGCTAGCACTACAAAAAAAATTTAAAGAACACAAACAATGGATGTGGCGAAGCTTTGCATTAACAATTTCTGCCATTACTTTGAGAATGTGGAAAGTAATTATTGTATATTTATTCCATCCAAACCCGATGGATGTTTACCAAATAATCGCATGGTTGGGCTGGATTCCAAACATTTTATTCATTGAATATTTAATCACAAAAAAGCACATTTAA
- a CDS encoding YARHG domain-containing protein yields the protein MKILKFTLITLFTIGLTSCKKETTAEEKPKDSLTAKKDSAVIPEVHKEYYGIYTGEFAGKEMMHDNEVDEDYEGINIKRISLKINRITQDSVYGQSIVSGTQRPFRGVFNEGSQSFILDEPGNDKTDGRFEVKLKNDSITGKWTAFNKSAVKAPLKNLKLIKKEFVYNPNFMLDENSDLIDWENPRDFKEKYTDEETGKTETYTQSKNRIASDAVFKINASKQKLSEKDLKNLRKLDMEIIKNSVFARHGYSFKKQTYRNFFEQTDWYIPVSNNVDSELSPMEKDNVALLNRFIKYAEDKYDSFGR from the coding sequence ATGAAAATTTTAAAATTTACTTTAATCACTCTTTTTACAATTGGTTTGACAAGTTGTAAGAAAGAAACAACAGCCGAGGAAAAACCTAAAGATAGTTTAACTGCAAAAAAAGATTCTGCCGTAATTCCGGAAGTTCATAAAGAATATTACGGCATTTACACGGGAGAATTTGCCGGAAAAGAGATGATGCATGATAATGAAGTTGACGAAGACTATGAAGGAATAAATATCAAAAGAATTTCTTTAAAAATCAACCGAATTACTCAGGATTCTGTTTACGGGCAAAGTATTGTGAGTGGAACTCAAAGACCTTTCAGAGGAGTTTTCAATGAAGGTTCTCAATCTTTTATTTTAGATGAACCAGGAAATGATAAAACCGACGGAAGATTTGAAGTAAAGCTTAAAAACGACAGTATCACCGGAAAATGGACTGCCTTTAATAAGTCTGCGGTAAAAGCGCCTTTAAAAAATCTAAAACTCATCAAAAAAGAGTTCGTTTACAATCCGAATTTTATGCTGGATGAAAATTCAGATTTAATTGATTGGGAAAACCCGAGAGATTTTAAAGAAAAATACACCGACGAAGAAACCGGAAAAACGGAAACTTACACTCAATCTAAAAACAGAATTGCTTCTGATGCGGTTTTTAAAATCAATGCTTCTAAACAGAAACTCAGTGAAAAAGACCTTAAAAACCTGAGAAAACTCGATATGGAAATCATTAAAAATTCTGTTTTCGCAAGACATGGTTATTCCTTTAAAAAACAAACCTACAGAAACTTTTTTGAGCAAACCGATTGGTACATTCCTGTTTCAAATAACGTTGACAGCGAGCTTTCACCTATGGAAAAAGACAATGTAGCCTTGCTAAACCGTTTCATCAAATATGCGGAAGATAAATATGATTCTTTTGGAAGATAA
- a CDS encoding ribosomal maturation YjgA family protein, which yields MKFKFNLKYSLLTIVIFLVEVLIATVLKDNFFIRAYLGDVIVVMLLYTFVKSFVIINETKLILGILAFSCFVEFAQYFKIADRLGFQPGSLMYIVIGNSFSWIDILCYAIGCFILYLIVKLK from the coding sequence ATGAAATTTAAATTCAACCTCAAATATTCACTTTTAACAATTGTTATTTTCCTTGTTGAGGTTTTAATTGCAACGGTACTAAAAGACAACTTCTTTATCAGAGCCTATCTGGGAGATGTAATTGTCGTGATGTTGCTTTACACTTTTGTGAAAAGCTTTGTTATTATCAATGAGACCAAACTTATTCTAGGCATTTTGGCGTTCTCATGCTTCGTAGAATTTGCGCAATATTTCAAAATTGCAGACAGGTTAGGCTTCCAACCGGGAAGCCTAATGTATATTGTTATCGGAAATTCTTTTTCGTGGATTGATATTTTGTGTTACGCAATAGGATGTTTTATTTTATATTTAATAGTAAAACTAAAATAG
- a CDS encoding thioredoxin family protein, with translation MKNIKTLVAATMIGLSLLSFTVKNDKHEEPKSKTASSKGYEVGDVASDFKLKNIDGKMVSLSNFKTAKGFIVVFTCNHCPYAKKYEERIIALDKKYKDSGYPVIAINPNDPNVQPEDGFQQMITRAKDKGFTFPYLVDEGQKVYPQYGATKTPHVFILQKDGKKNIVKYIGAIDNNYDDPNDVSERYVEDAMEALLNGKPVANPKTVAIGCTIKVKK, from the coding sequence ATGAAAAATATTAAAACATTAGTTGCTGCCACAATGATAGGCTTGAGTTTATTAAGCTTTACGGTGAAAAATGATAAACATGAAGAACCAAAATCGAAAACAGCTTCTTCAAAAGGGTATGAAGTGGGTGATGTGGCCTCAGATTTTAAGCTTAAAAATATTGACGGAAAAATGGTTTCGTTGAGCAATTTTAAAACAGCAAAAGGCTTTATCGTAGTTTTTACGTGTAATCATTGTCCGTATGCAAAAAAGTATGAAGAGAGAATTATTGCGCTTGATAAAAAATACAAAGACAGCGGTTATCCTGTGATTGCGATTAACCCAAATGACCCCAATGTACAACCTGAAGACGGCTTTCAGCAAATGATTACAAGAGCAAAGGATAAAGGTTTTACGTTCCCGTATTTGGTGGATGAAGGCCAGAAAGTTTATCCTCAATATGGCGCTACAAAAACGCCGCATGTATTTATTCTTCAGAAAGACGGCAAAAAAAATATCGTAAAATATATTGGAGCTATCGACAATAATTATGATGACCCGAACGATGTTTCAGAGCGTTATGTAGAAGATGCAATGGAGGCTTTATTAAATGGAAAACCAGTGGCAAATCCTAAAACTGTTGCTATTGGCTGTACTATAAAAGTGAAAAAATAA
- a CDS encoding TlpA family protein disulfide reductase, translating to MKKIFSLATLVSTMSLCFSQEQTIVNDVPMIKYEMLEKKIKEEKDVLLVLNFWSTTCAPCVKELPDFMEVNNKYKDNPNFKMLLISLDRPKDKERVIQFINNKNLTAEVILLDDIKRMNTWIPQFEKKWDGNIPVTIVYKNSEKVHFNDGEMTKTELENIITKNL from the coding sequence ATGAAGAAAATTTTCAGTTTAGCAACATTGGTATCCACGATGTCTTTATGTTTTTCACAGGAACAAACGATTGTAAATGATGTTCCGATGATTAAATATGAGATGCTTGAAAAGAAAATTAAGGAAGAAAAAGACGTCTTGTTGGTCTTGAATTTCTGGTCTACCACTTGTGCTCCTTGCGTAAAGGAACTTCCAGATTTTATGGAGGTTAATAATAAATACAAAGACAATCCTAATTTTAAAATGCTTTTAATCTCTTTAGACCGACCGAAAGATAAAGAGCGTGTCATTCAGTTTATTAATAATAAAAACCTTACGGCAGAAGTTATTCTCCTGGATGATATTAAAAGGATGAATACCTGGATTCCTCAATTTGAAAAAAAATGGGACGGAAATATTCCGGTAACTATTGTCTATAAAAATTCAGAAAAAGTACATTTCAATGACGGAGAAATGACAAAAACTGAGCTTGAAAATATCATTACAAAAAATCTATAA
- a CDS encoding energy transducer TonB: MKKAFFLMVLGFSSLVFAQNTEEKKTVQTTISDVSGLPDYEVIKNKLDLKQVVTKADTIPEFPGGMDAFKRKYFENIETLDLKKNKKLDTRLYFIVEKNGYVRNVTAVSKNKKHAEAAEQGIRKIFIRWKPAKLNGEAVRYIFFFPLMSKKFN; encoded by the coding sequence ATGAAAAAAGCATTTTTTTTAATGGTTCTCGGTTTTTCTTCTCTTGTTTTTGCACAAAATACAGAGGAAAAAAAAACAGTTCAGACGACTATTTCCGATGTTTCTGGTTTGCCAGATTATGAGGTTATTAAAAATAAGTTAGACCTTAAACAGGTTGTTACAAAAGCAGATACCATCCCTGAATTTCCGGGTGGAATGGATGCTTTTAAAAGAAAATACTTCGAAAACATTGAGACTTTAGACCTCAAAAAAAACAAAAAATTAGATACCCGACTTTATTTTATTGTTGAAAAAAATGGATACGTAAGAAACGTTACTGCCGTTTCAAAAAACAAAAAACATGCAGAAGCAGCAGAACAAGGGATAAGAAAGATTTTCATCCGCTGGAAACCCGCAAAATTAAACGGTGAAGCTGTACGCTACATCTTCTTTTTTCCTTTGATGAGTAAAAAGTTTAACTGA
- a CDS encoding energy transducer TonB, protein MLSKNFQPEKVSDSSNIHCDLFFIIDKEGNISEIKAIGTNNEFNNQATYALSQIKEKWEPATLNGAPVKYMMKVPLDIKFDEVEKAKFPAGEDSFKKRILENLKAKDTQEKKSCTISFVVDDVGRISKIKAQGTDKTFNKNVERAVSKIRERWTPALLRGLPIANPVLIHFEIN, encoded by the coding sequence ATGTTGTCTAAAAATTTTCAGCCGGAGAAAGTCTCAGATTCATCAAATATTCACTGCGACTTGTTCTTTATAATTGATAAAGAGGGAAACATTAGTGAAATAAAAGCAATCGGAACAAATAATGAATTTAATAATCAAGCGACTTATGCTCTTTCCCAAATAAAAGAAAAATGGGAACCAGCTACATTAAATGGAGCCCCTGTAAAATACATGATGAAAGTTCCTTTAGATATAAAATTCGATGAAGTAGAGAAAGCTAAATTTCCAGCTGGAGAAGATTCTTTCAAAAAAAGAATCCTAGAAAATTTAAAGGCAAAAGACACTCAAGAAAAGAAAAGTTGTACAATTTCTTTCGTCGTTGATGATGTTGGAAGAATATCAAAAATTAAAGCACAAGGCACAGACAAAACATTTAATAAAAACGTAGAGCGTGCCGTATCAAAAATAAGAGAAAGATGGACTCCCGCATTGCTTCGGGGACTCCCTATTGCAAATCCAGTTTTAATTCATTTTGAAATAAATTAA
- the mutS gene encoding DNA mismatch repair protein MutS — MAKATKKETPLMTQYNTIKAKYPDALLLFRVGDFYETFGQDAVRTSQILGIVLTKRANGEGHIELAGFPHHSVDSYLPKLVRAGIRVAICDQLEDPKTVKGIVKRGVTELVTPGVTFNDQVLSSKKNNFLLSLHKEKEKYGIALVDVSTGEFLVSEGNLDKILHIINTFDPSEIIYQRSVQIPEQLKNKNVFKLEDWAYQYNFAYEKLTNQFKTNSLKGFGVENLPLAITAAGAIFAYLVEDTHHKLLAHITKIQIIPQDDYLMMDHFTLRNLEIVYPSNPKGKSLLDIIDKTSTPMGGRLLRRRIILPLKSVEEIGRRLSLIDFLNENEQLKYEISQLLRAISDLDRLMGKLAAEKISPKELGYLRQSLINIHKIKELLRPFADVLAWLEPLNSLDELIQLLENHLNEELPVSLAKGNVIKQNISEELDHLRGLQNKGRGFLDDMCQREVERTGITSLKIDFNNVFGYFIEVRNTHKDKVPSEWIRKQTLVNAERYITEELKEYESQILGAEEKISVLENQLYRKVCADTMIYIDRIQENSSIIAQLDVAVGFSELAVSESYTRPVLNDSFGIDLKEARHPIIENALPLGEKYIPNDIFLDKDSQQIIMVTGPNMAGKSAILRQTAIVCLMAQIGSFVPAKHAEIGLLDKIFTRVGASDNISAGESTFMVEMNEAANILNNISERSLILLDEIGRGTSTYDGVSIAWAIAEYLHQHPTQAKTLFATHYHELNEMTVNFERVKNFHVSIQENKGNIIFLRKLVPGGSEHSFGIHVAKLAGMPAKVVNRANEILKTLEASRSQSGSSESIKRVTDEQMQLSFFQLDDPVLENIREELTKIDINTLTPIEALMKLNSIKKMIGK; from the coding sequence ATGGCAAAGGCGACGAAGAAAGAGACCCCGTTAATGACGCAGTACAATACCATCAAGGCGAAATATCCTGATGCGCTTTTACTTTTCAGAGTGGGAGATTTCTACGAAACTTTTGGTCAGGATGCTGTGAGAACGTCTCAGATTTTGGGCATTGTTTTGACCAAAAGAGCCAACGGAGAAGGGCATATCGAATTGGCTGGTTTCCCGCATCATTCGGTAGATTCTTATTTGCCAAAATTGGTAAGAGCCGGGATTCGTGTTGCGATTTGTGACCAGTTGGAAGATCCCAAAACCGTAAAAGGAATTGTAAAACGTGGTGTTACAGAATTGGTTACTCCCGGAGTGACGTTCAACGATCAGGTTTTAAGTTCAAAAAAGAATAATTTTCTGCTTTCGCTTCATAAAGAAAAAGAAAAATACGGAATTGCTTTAGTTGATGTTTCCACGGGTGAGTTTTTGGTAAGTGAAGGCAATTTAGATAAGATTTTGCACATCATCAATACATTTGATCCGAGTGAAATTATTTATCAGCGAAGTGTACAGATTCCCGAACAGCTAAAGAATAAGAATGTTTTTAAACTGGAAGATTGGGCATACCAATATAATTTTGCTTACGAAAAATTAACGAATCAGTTTAAAACCAATTCATTAAAAGGTTTTGGGGTAGAAAATTTACCTTTGGCAATTACTGCAGCAGGAGCTATTTTTGCTTATTTGGTTGAAGATACTCACCACAAATTATTGGCGCACATTACCAAAATTCAGATTATTCCGCAGGATGATTATCTGATGATGGATCATTTTACGTTGAGAAACCTCGAAATCGTTTATCCGAGTAATCCGAAAGGAAAATCTCTTTTAGATATTATCGATAAAACGTCTACACCAATGGGCGGAAGATTATTGAGAAGAAGAATTATACTTCCCTTAAAATCTGTAGAAGAAATCGGAAGAAGGCTCTCTTTAATTGATTTTTTAAACGAAAATGAACAATTAAAATATGAGATTTCCCAATTATTGCGTGCTATTTCAGATTTAGACCGATTGATGGGAAAACTGGCGGCAGAAAAAATTTCACCTAAAGAATTAGGCTATCTGCGTCAAAGTTTAATCAATATTCATAAGATCAAAGAATTGTTGCGTCCGTTTGCGGATGTTTTGGCGTGGCTTGAACCGTTGAATTCTTTAGATGAATTAATTCAATTGCTTGAAAATCATCTGAATGAAGAGCTTCCAGTCAGTCTTGCAAAAGGAAATGTTATTAAACAAAATATTTCTGAAGAGCTCGACCATTTGAGAGGTCTGCAAAATAAAGGTCGTGGTTTTCTTGATGATATGTGTCAGCGTGAAGTAGAGCGTACCGGAATTACCAGTCTTAAAATTGATTTTAATAATGTTTTCGGATATTTTATTGAAGTAAGAAACACCCATAAAGATAAAGTTCCGAGTGAATGGATTAGAAAGCAGACGCTTGTAAATGCTGAAAGATACATCACTGAAGAACTGAAAGAGTACGAAAGCCAGATTCTGGGTGCTGAGGAAAAAATCAGTGTTCTTGAAAATCAGTTGTACCGAAAAGTTTGTGCAGATACGATGATTTATATCGATAGAATTCAGGAAAACTCAAGTATCATTGCACAGCTTGATGTTGCCGTAGGCTTCTCTGAATTGGCTGTTTCTGAAAGCTATACGAGACCTGTTTTGAACGATAGTTTTGGTATCGATTTAAAAGAAGCGAGGCATCCGATTATTGAAAACGCGCTTCCTTTAGGTGAAAAATATATTCCGAACGATATTTTCTTAGATAAAGATTCTCAACAAATTATTATGGTTACCGGCCCGAACATGGCGGGTAAATCTGCAATCCTTCGTCAAACGGCAATTGTTTGTCTGATGGCACAGATTGGAAGTTTTGTTCCGGCTAAACATGCAGAAATTGGGCTTTTAGATAAAATTTTCACCAGAGTAGGAGCGAGTGATAACATTTCGGCAGGCGAATCTACTTTTATGGTTGAAATGAATGAAGCAGCAAATATTTTGAATAATATTTCTGAAAGAAGTTTGATTTTATTAGACGAAATCGGGCGTGGTACATCAACGTACGATGGGGTTTCTATCGCTTGGGCGATTGCAGAATATCTTCATCAGCATCCAACTCAGGCAAAGACTTTATTTGCAACCCATTATCACGAGTTGAACGAAATGACCGTGAATTTTGAGCGTGTGAAAAATTTCCACGTTTCTATTCAGGAAAATAAAGGAAATATCATTTTCTTAAGAAAGTTAGTTCCAGGCGGAAGTGAGCATAGTTTTGGTATTCACGTGGCAAAACTGGCAGGAATGCCTGCAAAAGTGGTAAACAGAGCCAATGAAATCCTAAAAACCCTTGAAGCAAGTCGTTCTCAAAGCGGTTCTTCTGAAAGTATTAAAAGAGTAACTGATGAGCAGATGCAACTTTCTTTCTTTCAGCTGGATGACCCGGTTTTAGAAAACATCAGAGAAGAATTAACGAAAATTGACATCAATACATTAACGCCGATAGAAGCTTTAATGAAGCTGAATTCGATTAAAAAGATGATTGGGAAATAA